The Deltaproteobacteria bacterium region GAATAACATGCAAGAACATACCTATCACATATCTTTGGGTATTTTCGGGAGGACGGACAAGCTGCCAGACGATAAAACCATGGAAATCACCACTCAGTGCGGCCATGCCTTGATCTCTCCTCACCTGGTAAATGATATTGTCAAAAAAATAAAGAAAGGCAAAATGACCGGGGCAGAAGGAGCAAGACTGCTCATCAAGCCTTGTGTTTGCGGAGTCGGAAATCCGAAGAGGATAGAAACAATCCTCGATGAAATGGCAAAAAGCGAGTAAGGAGATGTCAAAAGACATCCCAGAATCACTGACAATTTTTACCAAAGAAAAATAGTACTTTGTCTAAAAAATTCCCCTTACAATCAAAAGGATTTCACCCGTTTGGTGAATTAATCGGCCTTAATTTTATAAAATTCGAGGCCGGATATAGTCAGTGCGCTTTAGAGGTAAACGAAAAGCTGCTTAATCCACATCACGTGGCGCATGGTGGTGTTATCTATTCGATGGTTGATACAGGCATGGGCGGGGCGCTTTACCAGGTCTTGAAAAAGGATGAACTCTGCACCACCATTGAAATCAAGATAGCATACTTCGCGTCCGTAGCCTCGGGAACGCTCACCTGTGATACACGAATAGTTCATAAAGGCAAGAGAATCGCTACCCTGGAATCGGAAGTAAAAAAAGGAAAAACACTTGTCGCCAAGGCGATGGGAACATTTCTTATATATTCAACGAAGAAAAGTTAATATCCTAGAAACTCACTTCATTTTCATAAGGATAAATCATCTAAAACTGGCTGGAGGTAAGGCTGTTCAAGCAGTTCGTCCGGTATCTTGACAATGAATTATGACAGACTGGCTTTGCAGGCTTGATGTTGAGTTGAAGTCGATCCTGAACTCATTCGGTAAAGCCAGGAGCCGGGCCGCGCGTATCCTTTTCTTCTGATTCTGGTAAACCATACTCATCCTTGGGTCTGAGGACCAGTTTAAGCCCCTGACGTTTAGCTTCCTCCTCATACGAACCCCTACTCTGCCTGAGCGCGCCCATGGGCGTTACGACAATAGCGGCCTGATTCTGGACCGGGCAGAAATATTCGCAATAACCGCAGCCAGCACACCTGTCTTCAATCACGTGCGGCACAGGAACCTCGTGCTCCGGTTCATCTTTAAACACCACGGCGTCAAAGGGACAGACCTCATCGCAAACCAGACATTTCTTCTGATGCTCCCAGGCCAGGCACGCATGGCGCAGAATAACGGCCGTGCCTAGCTTGGCCCATATTCGTTCGTTTTTTAACAGGTTTGTAATTGCATTTGTCGGGCAGACCTCACCGCAGCGTATACACTCAGGATCGCACGGACCGCGCCGCATATTGAGCGCCGGGCTGAAAAGACCGATAAATCCAGCTTGAAACCAGATCGGCTGAAGCGTATTGGTCGGACAGGCAGCCATACATTCGCCGCAGCGCACGCAGCGCGATAAAAACTCCTTCTCCGGTAAAGCGCCTGGCGGCCGGATGAGTCTTGGGTCGGCAACCTGACCAAGCGCACCCTGATTGGAAACCGCCTTCAGCCCGGTGAGGCTGATGGCGGCTGTGACAGCTCCAGTCAGTCCCGAAGCGATAAACCGGCGGCGGGTTTGCGAAAATTCAACACCATGAGAAGGCTGGCCGGGAACCTCGCTGGTAAAGGCGACCGCATCAACAGGGCAAACCTTTTCACAGGTTCGACAAACGATGCATTCTTCATGAAGCGTGAGACAGGGGTCTTCCGGGATCGCACCCATGGGACAAGACTCAACGCACTTCCCGCAGTCCGTGCAATCTTCAGTCACGCGGCGGCGCAACAGCGGCTTTCTGGAAACAAGGGCCAGGAGCGCCCCTGAAGGGCAGAGGTAGCGACACCAGAAACGGGGTGAAAATCTGGCACTGGCAAAGATAGCGGCAAAAAAAACCAAAATAAAAAACTGGGTGGCAAAACGGGGGGTTTTGATCTGAGCAAAAACAAGGCTGCTGATACCGAATCGGTCAGCCAGAGGCTGAATGATGCTGAGGATTCCGTCTGCGAAAAGCGCGAAAACGGGATAGACAACCAATCCATAGAAACGGGTGATCAGCGAAAGGGGAGCGGCGATGAAGATGAGGGAGACGCCCAGAACGGCGGCCCCAAATAAAAAGGCAATGATATAGTATTTGATCGGCCGTAAGTTTCCTAATCGTGGCCGTTTTTCATGTGAAGGGCAGAATATCTTGTCAGTACCGTCCAAAGTGGTGCCCAAGGGACAGATGTATCCGCAAAAGATTCGGCCGAGCACGAGGGTGATCAGAAGCACCAGAATGGCTGTAAGAAAGCTCAGGGAAAAGTACCTGGCGCTGACGAGCGTTCCCATAAAATGGGTTGGGTCGAGCTGGAGAAAGGAGTCAACAGGTAGGTAAGACCCAAATGAAGTAGAAGCTACTATTAGGAAAAAAAGAAAAAGGGCGAGGCTGATAAGCTGGATGGCGCGGCGGAGAGACATCAGAGCGTCATAGTCTTTATGGTCAGGTTTTCCACGTCCATGCGCCCTAATCCGCGTTTATGAGCCTCCAGGATGTGACCCACCTGTCGGGGCTTGAATCGTCTGCCATACCACTCGAACATGGAAACCGCACACGCATCCGCGGCGACCATATCCTTGGAGACAATGATCTTCTTTTCATGAAGGACCTTACCCGGCCCACCAGGCCCGTTCGTGGACAGCACCCGGCTGGCGTCAATTACCGCCAGATCAGCTTTGAGCAATGTACATAGGTCCACAATGCTCGTATCCAGATCATACCGCCAGTGCATGGCTCGGCGCTTTCTAATAAGCCCCATCATACCTTTCATGGAAAGACTCACACCAGCGGCCGCGTGAGACTTGGCCACAGGTGCGGCGATGAGCACATCGCTTTTAAGCACCTCCTTCATGACCTCGTTACTGGTCATATCCGTGGCTTTGGGGATGTCAACCCTCTTAAAATGTTTGCTGCTGGTGATCATCGCCACCGTGCAGTCATCAATGGGGTTACAGGTATCATAAATCCCGGAGCGCTCCAGGCAGCGCTTGGCCGAGGCAAGAGGATTGTCCAGGATCAACACCTTGGCCGCCCCCGCCTCTTTGCACATGACCGCAAGCTCCCGAACGACTTCAGGATGCGTGTTCGTAGCTGACTCCGGTGGGTGAGAGAAACTCATGTTCGGCTTAATCAACACCCTATCCCCAGGTTTTACGAATTGACCCATGCCGCCTAAAAGGTTCAGCGCGGCCCGTGTCGCCGCCCCTGGCGCGCCCTCGACAACAACAATATCCGGTTCGCCAACCGCCATACTTTCTTTTGGCAACAGCAATCCGGTCGAACCTGCCGCCAGCGCGAAAGCGCCTTGAAGATGGTATCTCAAGAAATCTCGACGATTCATCTTATCTCCCTATCAATCTCGATGAGGTTATAAACATACCATAAACCTTCAGGCCTTGCATGGGCCATCCTGGCAATTTATAAATTCTGGGAATATGTTGAGGCAGATTAGCCTTATAATCCGGCCAGCTTACTCCAGGTACTTGCTCCGATCCGCCATAAAATCTTTATATACCCGGTAGTATTCCGTCTCCTCATAATCTATCTCTTTGATAGGGATAGTGTCAAAGCTGTAAATAGATGCCTGCGGAACTGCCAGGAGAATCGGAGAATGCGTGGCGACAATGAATTGCGCGTGCCCGGCCTGGCTCATATCTTGCAATAATTTAAGCAACTCCAGTTGACTTTTTGGAGAAAGAGCCGTTTCAGGTTCATCTAAAAAATAAAGCCCTTTGATTTTATAGCGAGCCCTGAAAAAAGATAGTAGGGATTGGCCATGGGATTGGGTTATCAGCGATTTGCCTCCGAAATATTTGAGCACCCCAGGGTCCGTTGTGGCCCATTCATCCAGGATTTGAGCAAAATTTCTAAATATCCCGGAGGAAAAAAATGATCCGGGCACCAACCCGTCAATCCATTCCACGGCGATGAACCTGTAGAACTCCCCTTCGTGAGGGTTAAATTGAAAGCGGGTTCTTTCAATGCCGCGCCAGATGTGGATGCCGCATTTGAGAGCCAGGGCCTCCAGCAAGGTTGATTTTCCGGTGCCATTTTCTCCAATAAGGAAGGTTACGGGCGCATGAAACAAAATACTTCTGGTTCGATGAAAGATCTCCAGATTAAAAGGATATTGCTCCCTGGTAGGGTATTTTTCAGGGGAGAATGTAACCTTCTTAAGATGCATTGAGATTTTTCTTCCAGTGAGCGGCTGATTTCATGAATAGATCAAACGACAAGCCCCTCTCGTGCCAGTCCTTCCGCAACTTCAGGTAGATTCAGTTCCTCAAGTTTCGCCCTTGTCTGGAGGCCGGTGGGGCCATCCCAGCCGCGAATCTGGTAGTACTCATCCTTCATTTTTTCAAATTCATCCCTGTCCACGACCAGCCCCTTTCGTGAAAAGGGCTCGCCGTCTTTGCCTGGAACGAGGCAATTCGGATTGCCATAATCGCCTCTCAGGCCGATGGTGAAATTATATTCCCTGATAGTGTCATGTTCCCTGCCCGCGTGTCCTTCCCTGGCGAGAATGGCTCTTTGCAGATTAAAGACGCGCTCCCCTATTTTGTACAGGCTTTGTTCGTCAATAGCCATTCCTGTCACGGCCGCACACACCTGACTTTCCAGTGTCGGATCGCCAACGTGATCTTCAGTGACAGGGCTATGGATAACGGGCCAGGAAAAATCACACAGGATCAGGGACTCCTTGGCATACTGGCGATTCTGAATCCTGGCGGCTGACATGGCCTTGCCTTCATAGGTCGAAAAGTCACCGCAAATTTCGTCTCCCCAGAATCGTTTGGCTATGGCCCGAAACACATCGGAGGTCATGTAACTATCTCGCATCCCCATCTCACGGCCGGCCCACATCAATGCCTGGGAGCTTACTTCGTGAAGCTGCTGAATGGGCATTCTGGGCTCCACCGCATAGAGTAGGCCGGTGGTAAGATATAATCTGGCGCCATAAACGGAATTCTCTCCGGACTTGGCCATATAATCTGTAATATATTGTTCAGAATTCTGCCCTACCCTTTCAGCCGCTTTAGTGGTCCCATCGGCCAGTACCTCACCGAAACCCTCCCGGAAGGAGATTTTTTTAAGCAGTGTTTCGATAAATTCAAGGCTCCCCAGTTTGGTTAAAGGTAGACCGGTTTCTTCCTCAGTCAGGACGCCCGCCTTATGACATCTGCTCAGCCACATGATCATGGTCTCCACAGAACGCGTATCCAGCCCATAATCGTCACACAATTTATTGGCCTGAAAGGAGACTTCGGTAACCTTTCCATAATAACGTTGAGCTCGAATCTCATAGAAAAAGGCTGACTGGCAAATATATTTGCCAACCTCTCCATTTTCTGCCATATAGTTGGCCCTCATGCATCCATTGATACAGCCGAAGCAAATATCTTTTTTAAGCCGCTCCGCGGGCAGCAATGTTGGCCAGACGCCTGGGGGTGGCTTTAATTCACGCACTTTTTTCCTCAAGACCCGGACTTTATCCCTGTCAGCGACCTCAATCTTTCCTTGCCCTCTTACAGCAATGGCTTTAAGGTTTTTTGAGCCCATAATTGAAGCCATACCGTTTCCGCCGCTGGAATCCTGGTCGGCGAGCATGGTAGAAAAACTGACCTGGTTTTCCCCGGCAACACCGATCGCCACGATACGAAACGATTTATCCAGTTCCTCCTTCAACCGATTACGTGTATAGATGGCTCCTTTGTCTTTGAGAAAAGAGGCGTCCTTCAATTCCACCTTGTCATCATCAATCAACAGGTAAAGTAACTTATCCGCCTTCCCATGCGCGATAATACCGTCATAACCAGCGAATTTTAACTGTGCACCCCAGGCGCCGCCCAAATTACAATAAGAGAACTGATTGAAGACTGGAGATTTGCCAGAGACCTGCCACCTGGACCCGGCCAGACCGGGAACACCGCCAACAGGACCGGTCATGATGACAAGCCGATTCTCAGGATCGAAAGGACCGGCTTCTTTGGGTACTTCATCCCAGTGAACCTTAACTGCAATTCCCCTGCCGCCTAAGAACTGGTTCGCATAAATTTCGGTCGGGATGGTGCTGATATCGCCCGTCGAAAGGTTTATTTTTAATATCTTGCCAGCATATCCTTTTCTGGTTGGCATTTGGGCTGACCTCCTTCAATGACTTTCTCTTCGGATTTCATAAACCCTTGCACGCATTGCATCATGGCACAGCCATATGGGATCAATCAAGGAAAAATCTAGTCTCCGTTGAGATAAATGGATAGTCCTTGACTGAAACCGTTAAGAGAGCTTATGTTAAAAAATGATGGAGTCAAATCTATCTGGGCGGAAACCTGGTTTGGAAATCATTTATTGGACTGTAGAACTGGATCATTGAATGATGAGGACCCTAAAACGATTGTCAAGCAATCTGGCTGAAGAGGGGACGTAATATGGCACAAAAAAACCAGGCTCATCATAGAGGCGGCAACTCGAAACCAGCCATAGCAGAGTCGGAGAAACAGCAAGTGGAGTCCTTGATTCAAGCAGTAAGGGAGACCCTGGACGCCTCGGCTGTAGAACCTGTGAGACTCCAAAAGATTAGGGATGGTTATCTGCACTTGACCGCTCAGGATAAGGGTGATTTTTTTTCACGACTCCTGAACACTGTTGAGGTTCAGCCTGATGATATCAACCCTCTTCTGGAACAGCTTTCCTCAGCTATCAATGACCCGTCTCGCTGGCAACAGGCTCTGATTGATCTGCGATCGGGAATAGAAAGCCCGCGACTGCGCTTGTTTCGCCACTTCATCAGCCTGCCAGGCGGACTGAAGTTCCTGCTGGACCTTCGGGCTGATATCCTGTCCGCCCTTCGTCGCGGCATGCCAGAACTGAGCCCTTTAGATCGTGATCTGGTCTATCTCTTTGAAGCATGGTTTCAGGGGGGGTTCCTCTTTCTGGAGGAGATTTCACTTGATTCTTCCTTCCGGCAGATCGAAATCATTAAGAATGGGGATATGGTTCATCCCATGACCAGCCTCGAAGAGATGGGGCAGCGCCTGGGCCGAGACCGCCGCTGCTTTGCCTTATACCACCAGGCCATGCCCGAGGAACCAGTGGTCTTCATTGAGGTCGCCTTGACAAAGGGGATCGTCAAATCCATTCAAGAAATCATTGGTCCGCGGATTGAGTCGAAAAAGGAGCAGGCGCAGAAGGACACAGCCGTCTTTTACTCCATCAATAATACTCAGAATGGTCTCGCCGGCCTGGGACTGGGCCAGTTCCTGATTTTTCAGGTGGTGGACTATTTGAAAAAGGACGCCCCGGAGATCAAAACCTTCTGTACGCTCAGCCCCATGACCGGCTTCTGGCCGCGATATCTCAGACCTATGCTGGAAGGCGCATCCGAAGGCCTCAACATGAAGATAGATGACATGATGAAGGTCTTTGACAAGCAGGTCCGAGCCCTCTTGAAGCAGGAATGTATTAGCCAAGGAGGCAGCGAAGAAAGCGATTTCGCCAAAACACTACTTCAGGTTTTTTCCAATCCTAAGTGGATGGAAAATAAAACATTGTTGAGAACCCTAAGTAAACCGCTCGAACGTCTAGGATACGCCTATCTGACCGAAGAAAGTGATCGAGCCGGAAGGTACCTGGACCCGGTCGCCAATTTCCACCTAGGTAACGGGGCTACCCTATCGCCGCGAAACGTGAACTTCGGGGCTACCTGGACCCCCCAGGGTCTGGAGGGATCTCTGAGCCTCATGGTGAATTATATGTACTCTCAGAACTGGTGGCGGCAGATAAGGGACTCCATGGCTAAGCTAGGCGGACGCCTGCCTGGATTGTCCCGACCCTGGGGCAGATAACTAGCCTCAGAAACAGTTTAAAGGTTTTTCCCTTTAGGCTTCTCCAGCCGGAACTCAAGAATTGTATGAGTCCTGCACAAGCCGCCTGAATCAAATCTCCTGGTAACGCTCGTCCAGTCCTGGCATGAAGTAGGGACCGCCCGGGCTTACCCCGCCCTCAAGGAACTGAGCCGAGATTTCCAAGGTCAGGGAACGCCGCACACGTAAGGCCTCGCGGCACTTTTTCCAGTCAGGCCCGTTGCCTCCAAGGCGCGCTGCTTCCCGCGTCATCTTCCAGTGAGCCATACTGGCGTAACGTGTAAGGAGATAAACCTCGTCCCAATCCGGACTGAGTTCTGTTTCGCCTGACGGCGGCACTACTTTCCACATCCCCACAATTCGGGCTCCAATCTTCTCGAAGAAAGGCCAGACCCCCTCTTCACTGACGCGGCGGAACTCCTCATAACCTCCTTTCTTGATCCTCCAGTGACGGAGCACGGCAATCTCATGACCTGACTGCGCCACATCGTTCCGAACTGGCCTCTTCTCACTCTCAACGGTCTTTCCGTTCTCAACTGTACCGCCTATGAACCTTTTCTCGTCCGCCATCTTTTATCACCTATCCCCTTCCTGACTCATCGCATTAAATGTGAAGAGCGGGCTTTTGTTATTACAGATTAAAACGACCTGGATTATTGAAAGCAAAATATCGCGTGTCAAGGAAAAAAGAATAAATACTATCGTTTCAGAGGATTCGGTCTTTATGGCCTTTATTAATCGCTTGACAGATCAAGATAATGTACTTTAATGTCTGGAATATACCAATTCTATTCATATTTAAGCTGTTCTTAAATCATCAAGGCCGAAAATACGAGACTTGGCTTTCTAACGCCCCCAGAACCTTAGTCTCAAAGATATATTTAACTAGTTATAAAAATTGTGAAAAAGGCGCCTATAAAATGGTAGATACAATTTCTAATCAGAGCAAGCTCAAACTTCATGTTAAATTTCGCAATTACTTTAACCTTTTCATCATAGGAGATTAATATGTCTAAGAAGAAGATGCGAGTTGTTGCCTTAGGCGGCTGCGGGGGAATGGGGCAGTTTGCAGTTCGGACTGCCCGGCCCTTCGACTTTGTGGATGAGATCGTTATTGCTGATATAAATGGTGAACGTGCGCGGGATTTCGCAGAGCAATGCGGTTCCAAGGCGAGTTCAGTTGAAGTCAATGTAGAGGATAAAGAAGCCTTGAGGCGTCTCGTTTCGGGAGCCGATGTCCTCCTGAACATGGTTGGGCCTTACTACCAATTTGGTGTACCAATCCTGCGCACTGCGATCGAGGCCGGATGTCACTACATTGATATCAATGATGACTGGGAGCCGACCCTTGACATGTTGAAACTCGATGAAGAGGCCCGCCAGGCAGGGATCACCGCCATCATCGGTATGGGCGCCAGCCCGGGCGTCTCGAACCTGCTCGCGGTCAAGGCCATGAGTCTTCTCGACACGATTGAGGACCTTGTTACAGGATGGGGGGCTGGACTCACCGGTGATGAGGATGTGGAAAAGCCGGGCGAAGGGGGTACTTTCGGCGCTGCAATTGAACACTGGGTGCAGCAATTCACAGGAAAAATCCGCCTCCTGCGCAATGGGGAGCTGGTAGATGTTTCCCCTCTTGAAAAAATAAAGCTCAACTATCCTGGCATTGGTCAGGTCACGACTTATACGGTCGGGCATCCGGAACCGATAACACTGCCGCGGTTTAAGCCGGAAATTCAAAACAGTTGTAATGTCATGGACTTCCCACCACAGATCATCACGGTTTTACGCTGGCTTTCCGAAGAGGTGGATTCCGGGCGAAAAACCATCCGTGAGGCCTCGGACTGGTTAGAGAGTATGACTGACGATTGGTCTATGAGGATGTATTTTTCAAAGCTGGGGCTTCGGATTCTTTTAACCAGTCTTCGTAATGTCCTGAGTCCTAAAAAAAACCTCAGCACACTGTTCGCTCTTGCGACCGGAACCCGCGATGGCAAACAAACTACAGTCGGGGTGACCCTCTCCAGTTGGCCAACCGGTGGCATGGAAAAGATGACCATGGGAGCCATAACCGGCGTGCCCGTTGCGCTTGCCTTGGCGATGTTCGCGCGGGGGCAGATTGACCGGCCGGGTGTATCGGCCCCGGAGAATGTCATTGACCCTGACGCGTTTTTCGACGAACTCGCATTATGTTGCACACCGACGTATGCAAACGCCAGAGAGCTCCTGGTCATTTCGATCTTGTAAATCACCATACAGTACCTTGCATCTTGGTTGACATATATGGTCTTATGATGGATTATAAACAAGTAATAATACTTAGGAGGTGGTGATCATGTGGCGACGTATTTTTATGGTTTTTGTTATTTTATGTCTTTTAATACCTTTCGCTCAACAGGCCCAAGCCAAAACCCAAATCACCTTCTGGACCACTGAGGTGGAACAGGACCGACTAAAAATTCAAAAAGATATCGCTCATAAGTTTGCCCAAAAAACTGGCATTGATGTTCGCGTGATTCCAGTACAGGAAAATTTATTGGCCGAAAAAGTCACTGCTGCTTATGCAGCAAAGTCCCTCCCGGACGTTCTCTTCCACCCCATTGACTTTACAATTGGATGGGCTGAGGCGGGAATTCTGGATACTCAGTCCGCAACCGAGGCCATAAAAAGCTTAGGCAGGGAAACCTTTGGCGCAGGTACCCTCAACCTCGTTCGAGTGCCAACCGGTTACGCCGCGATCCCCATAGATGGATGGGGTCAAATTCTTCTCTTTCGCAAGGACCTTTTTAAGGCAAAAGGATTATCCACTCCTGACAGCTGGAACAGCATTATTAAGGCAGCGGAGGCGCTCCATAATCCGCCTTTGATCTGGGGCTTCGAAGCGGCCACGGATCCTAGCCAGTCATATACCCAGCAAGTTTTCGAACACTTCGCGTTATCTAATGGGGTTAAACTCGTGGGACCATCAGGAGACATTGCCCTCAACACTCTGGAGATGATCCAGACGCTCAAATTTTATAAGGACCTA contains the following coding sequences:
- a CDS encoding PaaI family thioesterase; protein product: MSKKFPLQSKGFHPFGELIGLNFIKFEAGYSQCALEVNEKLLNPHHVAHGGVIYSMVDTGMGGALYQVLKKDELCTTIEIKIAYFASVASGTLTCDTRIVHKGKRIATLESEVKKGKTLVAKAMGTFLIYSTKKS
- a CDS encoding 4Fe-4S binding protein — translated: MSLRRAIQLISLALFLFFLIVASTSFGSYLPVDSFLQLDPTHFMGTLVSARYFSLSFLTAILVLLITLVLGRIFCGYICPLGTTLDGTDKIFCPSHEKRPRLGNLRPIKYYIIAFLFGAAVLGVSLIFIAAPLSLITRFYGLVVYPVFALFADGILSIIQPLADRFGISSLVFAQIKTPRFATQFFILVFFAAIFASARFSPRFWCRYLCPSGALLALVSRKPLLRRRVTEDCTDCGKCVESCPMGAIPEDPCLTLHEECIVCRTCEKVCPVDAVAFTSEVPGQPSHGVEFSQTRRRFIASGLTGAVTAAISLTGLKAVSNQGALGQVADPRLIRPPGALPEKEFLSRCVRCGECMAACPTNTLQPIWFQAGFIGLFSPALNMRRGPCDPECIRCGEVCPTNAITNLLKNERIWAKLGTAVILRHACLAWEHQKKCLVCDEVCPFDAVVFKDEPEHEVPVPHVIEDRCAGCGYCEYFCPVQNQAAIVVTPMGALRQSRGSYEEEAKRQGLKLVLRPKDEYGLPESEEKDTRGPAPGFTE
- a CDS encoding DUF362 domain-containing protein, with the translated sequence MNRRDFLRYHLQGAFALAAGSTGLLLPKESMAVGEPDIVVVEGAPGAATRAALNLLGGMGQFVKPGDRVLIKPNMSFSHPPESATNTHPEVVRELAVMCKEAGAAKVLILDNPLASAKRCLERSGIYDTCNPIDDCTVAMITSSKHFKRVDIPKATDMTSNEVMKEVLKSDVLIAAPVAKSHAAAGVSLSMKGMMGLIRKRRAMHWRYDLDTSIVDLCTLLKADLAVIDASRVLSTNGPGGPGKVLHEKKIIVSKDMVAADACAVSMFEWYGRRFKPRQVGHILEAHKRGLGRMDVENLTIKTMTL
- a CDS encoding AAA family ATPase codes for the protein MHLKKVTFSPEKYPTREQYPFNLEIFHRTRSILFHAPVTFLIGENGTGKSTLLEALALKCGIHIWRGIERTRFQFNPHEGEFYRFIAVEWIDGLVPGSFFSSGIFRNFAQILDEWATTDPGVLKYFGGKSLITQSHGQSLLSFFRARYKIKGLYFLDEPETALSPKSQLELLKLLQDMSQAGHAQFIVATHSPILLAVPQASIYSFDTIPIKEIDYEETEYYRVYKDFMADRSKYLE
- a CDS encoding malonyl-CoA decarboxylase family protein; translation: MAQKNQAHHRGGNSKPAIAESEKQQVESLIQAVRETLDASAVEPVRLQKIRDGYLHLTAQDKGDFFSRLLNTVEVQPDDINPLLEQLSSAINDPSRWQQALIDLRSGIESPRLRLFRHFISLPGGLKFLLDLRADILSALRRGMPELSPLDRDLVYLFEAWFQGGFLFLEEISLDSSFRQIEIIKNGDMVHPMTSLEEMGQRLGRDRRCFALYHQAMPEEPVVFIEVALTKGIVKSIQEIIGPRIESKKEQAQKDTAVFYSINNTQNGLAGLGLGQFLIFQVVDYLKKDAPEIKTFCTLSPMTGFWPRYLRPMLEGASEGLNMKIDDMMKVFDKQVRALLKQECISQGGSEESDFAKTLLQVFSNPKWMENKTLLRTLSKPLERLGYAYLTEESDRAGRYLDPVANFHLGNGATLSPRNVNFGATWTPQGLEGSLSLMVNYMYSQNWWRQIRDSMAKLGGRLPGLSRPWGR
- a CDS encoding NIPSNAP family protein; translated protein: MADEKRFIGGTVENGKTVESEKRPVRNDVAQSGHEIAVLRHWRIKKGGYEEFRRVSEEGVWPFFEKIGARIVGMWKVVPPSGETELSPDWDEVYLLTRYASMAHWKMTREAARLGGNGPDWKKCREALRVRRSLTLEISAQFLEGGVSPGGPYFMPGLDERYQEI
- a CDS encoding saccharopine dehydrogenase NADP-binding domain-containing protein, whose product is MSKKKMRVVALGGCGGMGQFAVRTARPFDFVDEIVIADINGERARDFAEQCGSKASSVEVNVEDKEALRRLVSGADVLLNMVGPYYQFGVPILRTAIEAGCHYIDINDDWEPTLDMLKLDEEARQAGITAIIGMGASPGVSNLLAVKAMSLLDTIEDLVTGWGAGLTGDEDVEKPGEGGTFGAAIEHWVQQFTGKIRLLRNGELVDVSPLEKIKLNYPGIGQVTTYTVGHPEPITLPRFKPEIQNSCNVMDFPPQIITVLRWLSEEVDSGRKTIREASDWLESMTDDWSMRMYFSKLGLRILLTSLRNVLSPKKNLSTLFALATGTRDGKQTTVGVTLSSWPTGGMEKMTMGAITGVPVALALAMFARGQIDRPGVSAPENVIDPDAFFDELALCCTPTYANARELLVISIL
- a CDS encoding extracellular solute-binding protein gives rise to the protein MVFVILCLLIPFAQQAQAKTQITFWTTEVEQDRLKIQKDIAHKFAQKTGIDVRVIPVQENLLAEKVTAAYAAKSLPDVLFHPIDFTIGWAEAGILDTQSATEAIKSLGRETFGAGTLNLVRVPTGYAAIPIDGWGQILLFRKDLFKAKGLSTPDSWNSIIKAAEALHNPPLIWGFEAATDPSQSYTQQVFEHFALSNGVKLVGPSGDIALNTLEMIQTLKFYKDLTRFSPPGNIYWLHTRMDYLSGRAAMIIWSPFILDELSGLRRDQPVVPDIVKGQKGFLAKNTGFVSIIRGPKGAAQYGQLSYLGITKDANTALAKKWVMYLLSDGYLKWLSMAPEGKLPVRKGTAQSPNRFIEGWKDLEFGVTTRARISEYYGMETVKTIVSGVDGFDRWGFAKGKGALISKIYGTKVIPKILKRYLDGELSAEQAARLMNERVKALE